From Streptosporangium album, the proteins below share one genomic window:
- a CDS encoding IS630 family transposase encodes MDHQQGPGLRRKRTQVVGLYTDPPDGAVVVCADELGPVTPRTFGPAPAWSADGHRIKAPLEYFRGPDKTWVYGALRVADGAAVTMTAASRNSDCYQRFLQRLEDANPGHGDIWVIADNLSGHNSLATRTWPADHPRIQHAFIPVGACWLNLQEAWWRIFRHHALAGVSFADSKDIDHATRIATAQLNQRAKPWVWGRPPPAPRHLRRQFVYSL; translated from the coding sequence CTGGACCACCAGCAAGGACCCGGACTTCGCCGCAAAAGAACGCAGGTCGTCGGCCTGTACACCGACCCGCCGGACGGCGCGGTCGTCGTCTGCGCCGACGAGCTGGGGCCGGTGACCCCGCGTACCTTCGGCCCCGCGCCCGCCTGGTCCGCCGACGGCCACCGGATCAAAGCGCCGCTGGAATACTTCCGCGGCCCCGACAAGACCTGGGTGTACGGTGCGCTGCGCGTCGCCGACGGCGCCGCGGTCACCATGACCGCCGCCTCCCGCAACAGCGACTGCTACCAGCGGTTCCTGCAACGACTCGAGGACGCCAACCCCGGCCACGGTGACATCTGGGTGATCGCCGACAACCTGTCCGGTCACAACAGCCTCGCCACCCGCACATGGCCGGCCGACCATCCCCGCATCCAGCACGCGTTCATCCCGGTCGGCGCCTGCTGGCTCAATCTGCAGGAGGCGTGGTGGCGGATCTTCCGCCACCATGCCCTGGCCGGAGTGTCCTTCGCTGATAGCAAGGACATCGACCACGCCACCCGCATCGCCACCGCCCAGCTCAACCAGCGGGCCAAACCCTGGGTCTGGGGACGGCCACCACCGGCCCCCAGACACCTACGCCGCCAGTTCGTCTACAGCCTTTGA
- a CDS encoding GMC family oxidoreductase, giving the protein MEYDYVIVGAGSAGCVLANRLSADSTTTVALLEAGGPDGGLEVRMPAGFPKLFKTDRDWNFTTAKQPEMSGRELYWPRGRMLGGSSSMNAQMWVRGHRADYDGWEVPGWSYDEVVPYFQRAERRAGSNRAAVYGTAGPIHVSELRTPNPATAVFLKACEELGIARLEELNGPSNEGCSPTPVTQHRGRRWSSADAYLRPARTRPNLTVLTSSHVRRVLVEDGRATGVEYGDGTVVRARREVILSAGAIGSPHLLMLSGIGAADELRAEGVEPVHDLPQVGRGLQDHLASGIILHCPRPVTLAGAESAGNLLRFLVGRSGMLTSNVGEAVAFVRTSPGEPAPDIELIFAPVPFIDHGLTPPPGHGLTIASVLLRPESRGRVFLNGRDVVIDPAYLTAEADVRRQVAGLRKAKELFATAALSPFAGPPMDPYWGAESDEELARWIRERSETLYHPVGTCRMGEDADAVVDPALRVRGVDALRVVDASIMPVINRGHTHAPTVMIAERAADLIVRAG; this is encoded by the coding sequence ATGGAGTACGACTATGTGATCGTAGGCGCGGGCTCGGCGGGATGTGTGCTGGCCAACCGGCTCTCGGCGGACTCCACGACGACGGTGGCCCTCCTTGAGGCGGGAGGTCCCGACGGCGGGCTGGAGGTCCGGATGCCCGCCGGTTTCCCCAAACTGTTCAAGACCGACCGCGACTGGAACTTCACCACCGCCAAACAGCCCGAGATGTCCGGCCGTGAGCTCTACTGGCCCCGCGGCCGGATGCTCGGCGGCTCTTCCTCGATGAACGCCCAGATGTGGGTGCGTGGCCACCGGGCCGACTACGACGGCTGGGAGGTTCCCGGCTGGTCCTACGACGAGGTCGTGCCCTACTTCCAGCGGGCCGAGCGCCGCGCCGGCTCCAACCGGGCGGCCGTGTACGGCACGGCGGGCCCGATCCACGTCTCCGAGCTGCGTACCCCGAACCCGGCCACCGCGGTCTTCCTCAAGGCGTGCGAGGAGCTGGGGATCGCCCGGCTGGAGGAGCTGAACGGCCCCTCCAACGAGGGTTGCTCCCCGACCCCCGTCACCCAGCATCGGGGCCGCCGCTGGAGCTCCGCCGACGCCTACCTGCGGCCCGCCCGTACCAGGCCGAACCTCACTGTGCTGACCTCCTCGCACGTGCGCAGGGTGCTGGTCGAGGACGGGCGCGCGACCGGCGTGGAGTACGGCGACGGCACGGTGGTGCGGGCACGCAGGGAGGTCATCCTGTCGGCCGGGGCGATCGGCTCTCCGCACCTGCTGATGCTGTCGGGCATCGGTGCGGCCGACGAGCTGCGGGCCGAAGGCGTGGAGCCGGTTCACGATCTGCCCCAGGTGGGCAGGGGCCTCCAGGATCACCTGGCCTCGGGCATCATCCTGCACTGCCCCAGGCCGGTCACGCTCGCGGGTGCCGAGTCGGCCGGCAACCTGCTCCGGTTCCTGGTCGGCCGCAGCGGCATGCTGACCTCGAACGTCGGTGAGGCCGTGGCCTTCGTCCGCACCTCTCCCGGCGAGCCCGCCCCCGACATTGAGTTGATCTTCGCTCCCGTCCCGTTCATCGACCACGGACTCACCCCGCCACCCGGTCACGGACTGACCATCGCCTCGGTCCTGCTCCGGCCCGAAAGCCGTGGCCGTGTCTTCCTCAACGGTCGCGACGTGGTCATCGACCCCGCCTATCTGACGGCGGAGGCCGACGTCCGGCGGCAGGTCGCCGGGCTGAGGAAGGCCAAGGAACTGTTCGCCACCGCGGCGCTCAGTCCGTTCGCCGGGCCGCCGATGGATCCGTACTGGGGCGCGGAGAGCGACGAGGAGTTGGCCCGCTGGATCCGCGAGCGCAGCGAGACCCTTTATCATCCGGTGGGCACCTGCCGGATGGGTGAGGATGCCGACGCGGTGGTGGATCCGGCTCTGAGGGTCCGCGGCGTCGACGCCCTCCGGGTCGTCGATGCCTCGATCATGCCGGTCATCAACCGGGGCCACACCCACGCCCCCACCGTGATGATCGCCGAAAGGGCCGCCGACCTCATCGTCCGGGCCGGGTGA
- a CDS encoding CatB-related O-acetyltransferase, giving the protein MPPVPADPTALHPMPEHPRVVLLKPLVKSPLIEVGDFSYYDDPDDPTAFETRNVLYHYGPERLVIGKYCALGTGTRFIMNGANHRMDGPSTFPFPTMGGSWAEHFDLITGLPGRGDTVVGNDVWFGHGATVMPGVRIGHGAIIAAGAVVTGDVPDYGIVGGNPARLIRTRYDAADIARLLAVAWWDWPVRHITRHVRTIMSGTVADLEEAATQIDQP; this is encoded by the coding sequence ATGCCGCCCGTTCCCGCCGACCCCACCGCGCTCCACCCGATGCCCGAGCACCCGCGCGTGGTTCTGCTCAAGCCGTTGGTGAAGTCGCCGCTGATCGAAGTCGGTGACTTCTCCTACTACGACGATCCGGACGACCCGACCGCGTTCGAGACGCGCAACGTTCTCTACCACTACGGTCCCGAGCGGCTCGTCATCGGCAAGTACTGCGCGCTGGGGACGGGCACCCGGTTCATCATGAACGGCGCCAACCACCGCATGGACGGTCCTTCCACCTTCCCGTTCCCCACCATGGGGGGCTCCTGGGCCGAACACTTCGACCTGATCACCGGCCTGCCCGGCCGGGGCGACACGGTCGTCGGCAACGACGTGTGGTTCGGCCACGGCGCCACGGTCATGCCCGGTGTACGCATCGGTCACGGCGCGATCATCGCCGCCGGCGCCGTGGTCACCGGCGACGTCCCCGACTACGGCATCGTCGGCGGCAACCCCGCCCGGCTCATCCGCACCCGCTACGACGCCGCGGACATCGCCCGGCTCCTCGCCGTGGCGTGGTGGGACTGGCCCGTGCGGCACATCACCAGGCATGTGCGGACGATCATGTCGGGGACCGTCGCCGACCTGGAGGAGGCCGCCACGCAGATCGACCAGCCCTGA
- a CDS encoding class I SAM-dependent methyltransferase → MKLAEIFEKVIGNEADIRFAAYDGSKAGPDSADISIEVKSPAAVAYLAQAPGELGLARAYVSGHLDVQGDMYDLLSRMWSLTINDIPTSEKLAAVRALGVKPLLMRVQPPPQEMRRSMLAKMGSRHAKQRDAEAIHHHYDVSNTFYEWVLGPSMAYTCAVFPGEESTLEEAQYAKFDLVARKLDLKPGMRLLDVGCGWGGMVIHAAREYGVKALGVTLSRQQAEWAQKAIADAGLGDLAEVRYMDYRDVRETGFDAVSSIGLTEHIGKEQLPFYFRFLYDKLNPGGRILNHCITRPTGTEKTINAGGFINRYVFPDGELESVGYLVRQMEDLGFEIRHEENLREHYAQTLRYWCANLDEHWDEAVEEVGQGTARVWRLYMAGCVVGFERNKIQLHQILGVKLDDRGAAHMPLRPSRDWP, encoded by the coding sequence GTGAAGCTGGCAGAGATCTTCGAGAAGGTCATAGGGAACGAGGCGGACATCCGCTTCGCCGCCTATGACGGAAGCAAGGCCGGTCCGGACAGCGCGGACATCAGCATCGAGGTGAAGTCTCCGGCAGCGGTCGCCTACTTGGCACAGGCTCCCGGAGAGCTCGGTCTGGCACGGGCGTACGTCTCCGGGCATCTCGATGTCCAGGGCGACATGTACGACCTGCTGTCACGGATGTGGTCGCTCACCATCAACGACATCCCGACGAGCGAGAAGCTGGCGGCCGTCCGAGCCCTCGGCGTCAAGCCCCTGCTGATGCGGGTGCAGCCTCCTCCCCAGGAGATGCGGCGCAGCATGCTGGCCAAGATGGGCAGCAGGCACGCCAAGCAGCGCGACGCCGAGGCGATCCATCATCACTACGACGTCTCCAACACGTTCTACGAGTGGGTGCTGGGCCCGTCCATGGCCTACACCTGCGCGGTCTTCCCCGGCGAGGAGTCCACGCTGGAGGAGGCGCAGTACGCCAAGTTCGACCTGGTCGCCCGGAAGCTGGACCTCAAGCCGGGGATGCGGCTGCTGGATGTCGGCTGCGGCTGGGGCGGCATGGTCATCCACGCGGCCCGCGAGTACGGCGTGAAGGCGCTGGGAGTCACCCTCTCGCGCCAGCAGGCCGAATGGGCGCAGAAGGCCATCGCCGACGCGGGGCTGGGCGACCTGGCAGAGGTCCGTTACATGGACTACCGGGACGTCAGGGAGACCGGTTTCGACGCGGTCAGCTCGATCGGCCTGACCGAGCACATCGGCAAGGAACAGCTGCCGTTCTACTTCCGCTTCCTCTACGACAAGCTCAACCCCGGCGGCCGGATCCTCAACCACTGCATCACCCGGCCGACCGGCACCGAGAAGACCATCAACGCCGGCGGCTTCATCAACCGCTACGTCTTCCCCGACGGGGAGCTGGAGTCGGTCGGCTACCTGGTCCGCCAGATGGAGGACCTCGGCTTCGAGATCCGCCATGAGGAGAACCTGCGCGAGCACTACGCCCAGACCCTCCGTTACTGGTGCGCCAACCTCGACGAGCACTGGGACGAGGCGGTAGAGGAGGTCGGCCAGGGCACGGCCAGGGTCTGGCGGCTCTACATGGCCGGCTGCGTGGTCGGCTTCGAACGCAACAAGATCCAGCTTCACCAGATCCTCGGCGTGAAGCTCGACGACAGGGGCGCGGCGCACATGCCGCTCCGCCCCTCTCGCGACTGGCCCTGA
- a CDS encoding hemerythrin domain-containing protein, with the protein MGESEKNRLIAWNLELQAAHQRLHRALRLTRESLEAGDTASARADLLLYCKGFCAALDGHHVREDVGLFPELSARHPSLRPTIAKLQQDHEMIAMLLGRLDRAITSDATPSELAMHLDGLSAIMESHFQYEERELLGALSTLDLDADPHDLLGPL; encoded by the coding sequence GTGGGTGAGAGCGAGAAGAACAGGCTCATAGCCTGGAACCTTGAACTGCAGGCGGCGCATCAACGCCTGCATCGAGCACTGCGCCTCACGCGCGAATCCCTGGAAGCCGGGGACACCGCCTCGGCACGGGCAGACCTCCTGCTGTACTGCAAGGGATTCTGTGCCGCCCTCGACGGGCATCACGTGCGCGAGGACGTCGGGCTCTTTCCCGAACTGTCCGCGCGCCATCCGTCGCTGCGGCCCACGATCGCCAAGCTCCAGCAGGACCACGAGATGATCGCGATGCTGCTCGGGCGGTTGGACCGCGCGATCACCTCGGACGCCACGCCGAGCGAGCTGGCCATGCACCTGGACGGCCTCTCCGCGATCATGGAGTCCCATTTCCAGTACGAGGAGCGCGAACTCCTGGGCGCCCTGTCAACGCTGGACCTCGACGCCGATCCGCATGACCTCCTCGGACCGCTCTGA
- a CDS encoding TetR/AcrR family transcriptional regulator — translation MTEPLDTTSDRRPGGRTARIRAQVLDAVRAELAEGGHEGLTMEGVATRAGVHRATVYRRWRDVGGLLVDVIDAAGEIDWQPPDTGSLRGDLTALNQEIQESLVVQPSFAVALMAASFHSEQAARAQTQLWTDRYAQCEILVERAIERGELPAQHTDARSLLIAATAPLYHQLVLLRANPDPQLPEQAAEAAVLAAAAGAFSVRREENERNRNQ, via the coding sequence ATGACAGAACCACTGGACACGACATCGGACCGCCGTCCGGGCGGTCGCACCGCCCGCATCCGCGCCCAGGTTCTCGATGCGGTGCGCGCCGAACTCGCTGAAGGCGGTCACGAAGGGCTCACGATGGAGGGGGTCGCGACGCGGGCCGGAGTGCACCGCGCCACGGTCTACCGGCGTTGGCGCGATGTCGGCGGCCTGCTCGTCGACGTCATCGACGCCGCCGGCGAGATCGACTGGCAGCCTCCCGACACCGGCTCGCTGCGCGGCGATCTGACGGCCCTCAACCAGGAGATCCAGGAATCCCTGGTCGTACAGCCGTCGTTCGCCGTCGCCCTGATGGCCGCCTCGTTCCACTCCGAACAGGCCGCGCGGGCCCAGACGCAGCTGTGGACGGACCGATACGCCCAGTGCGAGATCCTCGTCGAGCGCGCCATCGAGCGCGGTGAACTCCCCGCACAGCACACGGACGCGCGGAGCCTACTGATCGCCGCCACGGCGCCGCTCTACCACCAGTTAGTGCTCCTGCGCGCCAATCCGGACCCGCAACTCCCGGAACAAGCCGCAGAGGCCGCAGTTCTGGCGGCTGCCGCAGGTGCCTTCTCCGTCCGTCGGGAAGAGAACGAACGCAATCGCAATCAATAG
- a CDS encoding long-chain-fatty-acid--CoA ligase, translated as MLNLSITLEDSVREQPDRTALVFGDLRLSYSLVNTVANQVANLLVSRGVGKGDKVALACPNLPYFPFVYYGILKAGATVVPLNVLLQPREIAYHLADCEAKALFCFEGTPELPLGERGRAGFDQAETAEHFFVLPAAAFATESEHGETLWAALDGMSGEFSTVQTAPDDTAVILYTSGTTGQPKGAELSHLNMLLNAMVSDEMFPGGEGGDVFLAALPLFHSFGQTVVMNLGFRRRATVVLIPRFDPGPALELMRTENVTFFAGVPTMYWAMLAKIHADGDEVPTSLRVACAGGASSPVEVLRDFEATFGIGILEGYGLSETSPVASFNQLGRPTKPGTIGTPLWGVEMRLIDSEWKTVEGQGPGEIAIRGHNVMKGYYNRPEATAEVMNDGWFRTGDIATRDEDGYYSIIDRAKDMIIRGGFNVYPRELEEVLITHPEVSLAAVVGISHDSHGEEVKAYIIRTPGASVTEEELIGWCRENMAAYKYPRIIEFRDALPMTATGKILKRELR; from the coding sequence ATGCTCAACCTGTCGATCACGCTGGAGGACAGCGTCCGGGAACAGCCCGACCGCACCGCACTGGTCTTCGGTGACCTGAGGCTGTCTTACTCCCTGGTCAACACGGTCGCGAACCAGGTTGCCAACCTGCTGGTCTCCAGGGGTGTCGGCAAGGGCGACAAGGTCGCGCTTGCCTGCCCGAACCTGCCCTACTTCCCCTTCGTGTACTACGGGATCCTCAAGGCCGGCGCCACGGTCGTCCCCCTCAACGTGCTGCTACAGCCCAGGGAGATCGCCTACCACCTGGCGGACTGCGAGGCCAAGGCGCTGTTCTGCTTCGAAGGCACCCCCGAACTGCCGCTGGGCGAGCGCGGGCGGGCGGGCTTCGACCAGGCGGAGACGGCGGAGCACTTCTTCGTGCTGCCGGCCGCCGCGTTCGCCACCGAGTCCGAGCACGGCGAGACGCTGTGGGCGGCGCTGGACGGGATGTCCGGCGAGTTCTCGACCGTGCAGACCGCACCGGACGACACCGCGGTGATCCTCTACACCAGCGGCACCACGGGTCAGCCCAAGGGTGCGGAGCTCAGTCATTTGAACATGCTGCTCAACGCCATGGTCTCGGACGAGATGTTCCCGGGCGGCGAGGGCGGCGACGTCTTCCTGGCGGCGCTGCCGCTGTTCCACTCCTTCGGCCAGACCGTCGTCATGAACCTCGGCTTCCGCCGCCGGGCCACCGTCGTGCTCATACCGCGTTTCGATCCCGGCCCCGCCCTGGAGCTGATGCGCACCGAGAACGTCACGTTCTTCGCGGGCGTGCCGACCATGTACTGGGCCATGCTGGCGAAGATCCACGCTGACGGCGACGAGGTGCCCACCTCTCTCAGGGTCGCGTGCGCCGGCGGCGCCTCCTCACCGGTCGAGGTGCTCAGGGACTTCGAGGCCACCTTCGGTATCGGCATCCTCGAGGGCTACGGCCTGTCGGAGACCTCCCCGGTGGCCAGCTTCAACCAGCTCGGCAGGCCCACCAAGCCCGGCACGATCGGCACCCCGCTCTGGGGCGTGGAGATGAGGCTGATCGACAGCGAGTGGAAGACGGTCGAGGGGCAGGGGCCCGGCGAGATCGCGATCCGCGGGCACAACGTGATGAAGGGCTACTACAACCGCCCCGAGGCGACCGCCGAGGTCATGAACGACGGCTGGTTCCGGACCGGCGACATCGCCACCCGTGACGAGGACGGCTACTACTCGATCATCGACCGGGCCAAGGACATGATCATCCGCGGTGGCTTCAACGTCTACCCGCGCGAGCTGGAGGAGGTCCTGATAACCCACCCCGAGGTCTCCCTGGCCGCGGTGGTCGGGATCTCCCACGATTCGCACGGTGAGGAGGTCAAGGCCTACATCATCCGCACCCCGGGGGCGTCCGTCACCGAGGAGGAGCTGATCGGCTGGTGCAGGGAGAACATGGCGGCCTACAAATATCCGCGGATCATCGAGTTCCGTGACGCCCTGCCGATGACCGCCACCGGGAAGATCCTCAAGCGCGAGCTCAGGTAG
- a CDS encoding IS982 family transposase → MTTDLNTLAIAIYVKIDDALKASPDLVPWRPKGGIAPTLSDAELITPAVMSALLGFTSERRRLRHAYAELTGMFPYLPGQSGYGKRLRKASGLVLHMIRMLAADTSLWSDDVWVIDSTPVECGRSRETARRSDLAGWATYGYCASHSRYFWGLRLHLLCTLGGLPVAFALIGAKADERKTLLGMLDAAPELVAAHPGQTIIGDKNYYGRAFERAVADRDLTLLRPARKNEPERAGAQLFKPLRQVIESINQAFKGQLDLERHGGRTPAGVVIRVLTRILALTAAIWHNDKTGQPIKRSLIAYDH, encoded by the coding sequence GTGACGACAGACCTAAACACCCTCGCCATCGCAATCTACGTCAAGATCGACGACGCGCTGAAGGCTTCGCCGGATTTGGTGCCCTGGCGTCCGAAGGGTGGCATCGCACCTACGCTCAGTGACGCTGAGCTGATCACGCCGGCGGTGATGTCGGCGCTGCTGGGCTTCACCTCCGAGCGGCGCCGGCTGCGCCACGCGTACGCCGAACTGACCGGCATGTTCCCGTATCTGCCTGGCCAGTCGGGCTACGGCAAGCGGCTCCGCAAGGCGTCCGGCCTGGTCCTGCACATGATCAGGATGCTCGCGGCCGACACCTCGCTGTGGAGCGATGACGTGTGGGTCATCGACTCCACCCCGGTGGAGTGCGGCCGCTCCCGGGAGACGGCCCGGCGCAGTGATCTCGCCGGGTGGGCGACTTACGGCTACTGCGCCAGTCACTCCCGGTATTTTTGGGGGTTGCGGCTGCATCTGCTGTGCACCCTGGGCGGGCTGCCGGTCGCCTTCGCGCTCATCGGCGCCAAGGCCGACGAACGAAAGACCCTGCTGGGGATGCTCGACGCCGCCCCCGAGCTGGTGGCGGCCCACCCGGGTCAAACGATCATCGGCGACAAGAACTACTACGGCCGCGCGTTCGAACGGGCTGTCGCCGACCGTGACCTGACCTTGCTGCGGCCGGCCCGCAAGAACGAGCCCGAACGGGCCGGCGCACAGCTGTTCAAGCCGTTACGACAGGTCATAGAGTCGATCAACCAGGCCTTCAAGGGGCAGCTTGACCTGGAGCGTCACGGCGGCCGCACGCCTGCCGGAGTCGTCATCCGCGTGCTTACCCGGATCCTCGCGCTGACCGCCGCGATCTGGCACAACGACAAAACCGGCCAGCCGATCAAACGATCCCTGATCGCTTACGACCACTGA
- a CDS encoding nitroreductase family deazaflavin-dependent oxidoreductase yields MPDTLSPFPAFSPDPYVHPVNRPIVTEFRANHGSVGGPFTGADLLLLTTLGARSGRPATSPLAYFRDGERLLVVASAGGSPRHPAWYHNLRSHPEAVIELGDRTLTVHAAVTEGAERDALFEKIIVLAPGYLDYQTTAGRSIPVVALTPTGPATTS; encoded by the coding sequence ATGCCCGACACGCTTTCGCCTTTTCCCGCCTTTTCACCGGACCCGTACGTGCACCCGGTCAACCGGCCGATCGTCACCGAGTTCCGAGCCAACCACGGATCTGTCGGCGGCCCTTTCACCGGAGCCGACCTCCTCTTGCTCACCACGCTCGGCGCCCGCTCGGGACGCCCGGCGACCTCCCCGCTGGCCTACTTCCGCGACGGTGAGCGCCTGCTCGTCGTCGCATCGGCGGGCGGATCCCCCCGCCACCCGGCCTGGTACCACAACCTGCGCTCCCATCCTGAGGCCGTCATCGAGCTGGGCGACCGCACCCTCACCGTTCACGCCGCTGTCACCGAAGGCGCTGAACGCGACGCCCTCTTCGAAAAGATCATCGTCCTGGCCCCCGGCTACCTCGACTATCAGACCACAGCGGGGCGGTCGATCCCCGTTGTCGCCCTGACCCCGACCGGCCCCGCCACCACGTCCTGA
- a CDS encoding helix-turn-helix domain-containing protein, with translation MPKLLHARAPRDGEEERQIRKLAGARHAPADWIQRAQIVVLSWEEMRGPAIAAMLGCHPETVRRRLRRFNAEGIDGLGDRPGPGRRPRITQAERSRLIALVKTIPPGRLRWEPWGELEADDEDGPAVWTLDALTAAAREQGIDIHRSQVRRILLKEGVRWRRTRSWTTSKDPDFAAKERRSSACTPTRRTARSSSAPTSWGR, from the coding sequence ATGCCGAAACTGCTGCACGCTCGAGCGCCGCGAGACGGCGAGGAGGAACGCCAGATCCGTAAACTCGCCGGTGCCCGGCACGCCCCGGCCGACTGGATCCAGCGCGCCCAGATCGTCGTGTTGAGCTGGGAGGAGATGCGCGGCCCGGCCATCGCCGCGATGCTGGGCTGTCATCCGGAGACCGTGCGCCGCCGGTTGCGCCGCTTCAACGCCGAAGGCATCGACGGGCTTGGTGACCGGCCCGGGCCCGGTCGCAGACCGCGGATCACCCAAGCCGAACGATCGCGGCTCATCGCGCTGGTCAAGACGATACCGCCCGGGCGGCTGCGCTGGGAGCCCTGGGGTGAGCTGGAGGCCGACGACGAGGATGGGCCGGCGGTGTGGACCCTGGATGCCCTCACCGCCGCCGCCCGTGAGCAGGGCATCGACATTCACCGTTCCCAGGTGCGCCGGATCCTTCTGAAAGAGGGGGTGAGATGGCGCCGCACCCGGTCCTGGACCACCAGCAAGGACCCGGACTTCGCCGCAAAAGAACGCAGGTCGTCGGCCTGTACACCGACCCGCCGGACGGCGCGGTCGTCGTCTGCGCCGACGAGCTGGGGCCGGTGA
- a CDS encoding macrolide family glycosyltransferase → MSRRRAHIAMVGVPIVSHVLPSLALIRELVARGHRVTYANDPVVADRIESAGAELVPCTSTLPVADNDWPADPIAAASLFLDDAVQALPRLRAAYDDDPADLYLYDIGAYAARALAEVQGRPLVQLSPTFVGWDGYQEEVAAHLRKLPGADAYRDRFARWLADCGATTTDVDMFSGPPARALALIPRAMQPHADRVDTDTVTFVGPCFDTPADTDGWTRPAAADNVLLISLGSAYTRQPAFYRQCIAAFGDLPGWHVVLQIGKYTDPEELGTVPPNVEVHSWVPQRAILEQADAFVTHAGMGGCGEGLLAGVPMIAVPQGAEQFMNADRLVELGVARRMDTADATAETLRAALNELVTDPERVDRSKQLQVAARAEGGTPRAADLIENMLAAAEGPPL, encoded by the coding sequence ATGTCCCGTCGCCGCGCCCATATCGCGATGGTCGGCGTCCCCATCGTCAGCCATGTCCTGCCCAGCCTCGCGCTCATCCGTGAATTGGTGGCCCGTGGGCACCGGGTCACCTACGCCAACGATCCGGTCGTGGCCGACCGGATCGAGTCCGCCGGCGCGGAGTTGGTGCCCTGCACCTCCACGTTGCCCGTCGCCGACAACGACTGGCCTGCCGATCCCATCGCCGCGGCGAGCCTCTTCCTCGACGACGCCGTCCAGGCGCTCCCGCGACTGCGCGCCGCCTACGATGACGATCCGGCCGACCTGTACCTCTACGACATCGGCGCCTATGCCGCGCGCGCCCTCGCCGAAGTGCAGGGCCGTCCCCTCGTGCAGTTGTCCCCGACGTTCGTCGGCTGGGACGGCTACCAGGAGGAAGTCGCGGCGCATCTGCGGAAGCTGCCGGGCGCCGACGCGTACCGAGACAGGTTCGCGCGGTGGCTCGCCGACTGCGGTGCGACCACCACGGACGTGGACATGTTCTCCGGCCCGCCTGCCCGGGCCCTCGCTCTGATCCCGCGAGCGATGCAGCCGCACGCCGATCGAGTCGACACCGACACGGTGACCTTCGTCGGCCCCTGCTTCGACACCCCAGCCGACACGGACGGCTGGACCCGCCCGGCGGCCGCGGACAACGTGCTGCTGATCTCGCTCGGCTCGGCGTACACGCGCCAGCCCGCGTTCTACCGCCAGTGCATCGCGGCCTTCGGCGACCTGCCTGGCTGGCACGTCGTACTCCAGATCGGCAAGTACACCGACCCCGAGGAACTCGGCACCGTCCCGCCCAACGTCGAAGTGCACTCCTGGGTCCCGCAGCGGGCGATCCTGGAACAGGCCGACGCCTTTGTCACCCACGCCGGCATGGGCGGCTGCGGCGAAGGGCTCCTCGCCGGGGTTCCCATGATCGCAGTGCCGCAGGGAGCCGAGCAGTTCATGAACGCCGACCGGCTCGTGGAACTCGGCGTCGCCCGCCGCATGGACACCGCCGACGCCACCGCCGAGACCCTTCGCGCGGCACTGAACGAACTGGTCACGGACCCGGAACGCGTCGACCGGTCCAAGCAGTTGCAGGTCGCCGCCCGGGCCGAGGGTGGCACCCCGCGCGCTGCTGACCTGATCGAGAACATGCTGGCCGCCGCCGAGGGCCCCCCGCTCTGA